A genome region from Sceloporus undulatus isolate JIND9_A2432 ecotype Alabama chromosome 1, SceUnd_v1.1, whole genome shotgun sequence includes the following:
- the HEBP2 gene encoding heme-binding protein 2 has translation MLKTIKQALFSAGLEMPKWTALPNQASDYEIRQYEPAKWVSTSIKTLNWDSAINTGFTKLFNYIKGKNDKGVTINMTAPVTCFVQPGAGPFCESTTTVSFYVPSQHQANPPKPLEADVFIESRPAITVFVRSFGGFANARKNQEETVTLAESLKRDGKAFQEKVYYSAGYDSPFKLLNRHNEVWLVK, from the exons ATGCTGAAGACTATTAAACAAGCACTCTTCTCTGCTGGGCTAGAGATGCCCAAATGGACAGCACTGCCCAACCAG GCTTCCGATTATGAAATTCGACAGTATGAACCAGCCAAATGGGTGAGCACATCTATTAAAACTTTGAACTGGGATTCAGCTATCAATACTGGCTTCACAAAGCTCTTTAACTATATTAAGGGCAAGAATGACAAAG GAGTGACAATAAATATGACTGCTCCAGTGACATGCTTTGTGCAGCCAGGTGCAGGCCCATTCTGCGAGTCAACCACAACAGTCTCCTTTTATGTGCCATCTCAACACCAGGCAAATCCACCTAAGCCCTTGGAGGCAGATGTTTTCATCGAATCCAGACCAGCAATCACCGTATTTGTCAG ATCATTTGGAGGATTTGCCAATGCCAGAAAGAACCAAGAAGAAACAGTGACACTTGCTGAAAGCTTGAAGCGGGATGGGAAAGCTTTTCAAGAAAAGGTCTATTATAGTGCTGGCTATGACAGTCCATTTAAATTGCTGAACAGACACAATGAAGTTTGGCTTGTCAAGTAA